A region from the Metopolophium dirhodum isolate CAU chromosome 9, ASM1992520v1, whole genome shotgun sequence genome encodes:
- the LOC132952739 gene encoding sentrin-specific protease 1-like, with protein MAEHTAYYLEPIEKGEYEFEEVENSHLFYNDEVINEYMDLITKRSPDTVYAFNTFFYLALSDKGYNHVCRWTKKIDIFSKKKLFIPIHIEDHWCLVYVCFPQKSIKYYDSMGGRNFKCLKLILKYLMLEHDDKKGEDFHPSGWLLMNVKNCPQQMNHWDCGVFVCMFAEYLSRSAPLNFSQQNMEKFRRQIALEIKKKKLKRSVLET; from the exons Atg gctGAGCACACTGCATATTATTTGGAACCCATTGAAAAGGGTGAATATGAATTTGAGGAGGTTGAAAACAGTCATCTTTTTTATAATGATGAAGTTATAAACGAATATATGGATCTAATCACAAAACGTTCGCCCGACACAGTTTATgcgtttaatacatttttttacctgGCTCTATCTGACAAGGGATACAATCATGTTTGTCGttggacaaaaaaaattgatatattcTCAAAGAAAAAATTGTTCATACCTATTCATATTGAAGATCACTGGTGTTTAGTGTATGTTTGCTTTCCACAAAAatccattaaatattatgatagcaTGGGTGGAcgtaattttaaatgcttaaaattaatattgaaatatttgatgTTGGAACATGATGACAAAAAAGGAGAAGATTTTCATCCAAGTGGCTGGTTATTAATGAATGTGAAAAACTGCCCTCAACAAATGAATCATTGGGATTGTGGAGTATTTGTTTGTATGTTTGCCGAATATTTATCAAGGAGTGCTCCATTAAATTTTTCACAACAAAACATGGAAAAATTCAGGAGACAAATAGCATtagaaatcaagaaaaaaaaactaaaaagatccGTACTAGAAACTTAA